From one Humulus lupulus chromosome 8, drHumLupu1.1, whole genome shotgun sequence genomic stretch:
- the LOC133798170 gene encoding protein MID1-COMPLEMENTING ACTIVITY 1-like — translation MGVTLTSAIVSSARNAVTHRRNCEQLAEHVRVIEKLLEKLRSTDLIKLPAVKEPLDGLEEALKKAVELVDSCRDKSCLYMVAMGWTVVYQFRHIQDDIDRYLRLVPLISLVHEFRMQNLKEGLEAVEKDSKNDYTLEQEDIEAHNVILKPDRTKKDADILEKSLSRKYPDLGFDQALQHEREKLNVELLRSRTLNYPDQCRVIEHLIDVTENVVNVVLPGKNVDKIVTTTNYDVASSGYVNNLKTSYEEVVSKSEWQADLFGCCSEPCLSLKTFLYPCGTFSWIANIVSKGKISREKAINNLVRYSIFGGCCCYTFCIRRNLRQLYNIEGGSCDDFLTHLMCCCCAMVQERRELELRNSEGCQGKKMIPPPCQYMKS, via the exons ATGGGAGTGACGCTAACGAGCGCAATCGTATCCTCGGCGCGCAACGCCGTGACGCACCGGCGAAACTGTGAGCAGCTGGCGGAGCACGTGAGAGTGATCGAGAAGTTACTTGAGAAGCTGAGATCAACGGACCTGATCAAGCTCCCCGCCGTAAAGGAGCCGTTGGATGGGTTGGAGGAGGCCCTGAAGAAAGCGGTGGAGTTGGTGGACAGCTGTAGAGACAAGAGTTGTCTCTACATGGTTGCCATGGGGTGGACCGTAGTCTATCAATTCCGCCACATCCAGGACGACATTGATCGATATCTTAGACTCGTCCCCTTGATTTCTTTGGTCCATGAGTTTCGAATGCAG AATCTGAAAGAAGGGTTAGAGGCAGTAGAGAAGGATAGTAAAAACGATTACACACttgagcaagaagacattgaagCTCATAATGTGATTCTTAAACCAGACAGAACAAAGAAAGATGCagacatattagagaaatctctGTCTCGTAAGTACCCGGACTTGGGTTTTGACCAGGCACTCCAACATGAGAGGGAGAAGCTCAACGTTGAGTTGCTTCGATCAAGAACACTAAACTATCCAGACCAATGCCGAGTGATCGAACACCTTATCGATGTCACTGAGAATGTGGTAAACGTAGTTCTTCCTGGAAAAAATGTTGACAAAATTGTTACCACTACTAATTATGATGTTGCATCATCAGG GTacgtaaacaatttaaaaactagCTATGAAGAAGTAGTTAGTAAGTCGGAATGGCAAGCTGATCTTTTTGGCTGCTGTAGTGAGCCTTGTCTTA GCTTGAAGACTTTTCTTTATCCTTGCGGAACATTTTCATGGATAGCAAATATAGTCTCCAAAGGAAAAATAT CTCGTGAAAAAGCAATAAACAATCTAGTGAGATACTCTATATTTGGTGGTTGTTGCTGTTACACTTTCTGTATTAGAAGGAATTTGAGGCAACTTTATAATATAGAG GGTGGTTCTTGTGATGACTTCTTAACCCACCTCATGTGTTGCTGCTGTGCAATGGTTCAAGAAAGGCGTGAGCTTGAACTTAGAAACTCCGAGG GTTGCCAAGGAAAAAAGATGATTCCCCCTCCATGTCAATACATGAAGTCATAA
- the LOC133798171 gene encoding uncharacterized protein LOC133798171 isoform X2 produces the protein MEKKKNKNALAIFCLIFLSLLADSNADQEDFDVRNYLSTVSRYGVVRNVANSTFEPSDVPKGCTPIHLNLVARHGTRSPTKKRMRDLDRLAAHLKALLRDAKEQGLSLEKVPAWLQGWESPWKDKVKGGELIIKGEEELYDLGVRTREKFPSLFNESYHPDIYTIKATQIPRASASAVAYGMGLFSGTGSLGPGRNRAFSVVSESRASDTLLRFHDCCQNYKDYRKSQEPFVDKLKEPILDDITNSLIGRYKLNFTRHDTSSLWFLCKQEASLLDITDQACGLFSPSEVAMLEWTDDLEAFILKGYGKSINYRMGVPLLKDILQSMEQAIRAKEENHAPGSYEKARLRFAHAETVIPFSCLLGLFLEESEFQQIQMEQPLQLPPKPPQKRNWRASVVAPFGGNNMLVLYSCPAFSNYYVQVLHNEHPIPVPGCDGSEFCSFETFKERIAAPHLKHDYTEVCTVKLDKEKSYSDMTTTSSSN, from the exons atggagaagaagaagaataagaacgCTTTGGCTATTTTTTGCCTCATATTTTTGTCTCTTTTGGCTGATTCAAATGCCGATCAAGAAGATTTTGATGTTCGCAACTATCTCTCTACTGTATCCAG ATATGGTGTGGTAAGAAATGTTGCTAATAGTACATTTGAACCTTCAGATGTTCCGAAGGGATGTACTCCTATCCACTTAAACCTTGTG GCAAGGCATGGAACTCGTTCTCCTACGAAAAAAAGAATGAGGGATTTAGACAGATTGGCAGCTCATCTCAAAGCACTTTTGAGAGATGCCAAAGAACAAGGTTTGTCTTTAGAGAAAGTTCCTGCTTGGTTGCAGGGTTGGGAGTCTCCTTGGAAAGACAAAGTGAAGGGtggagaattaattattaaagGAGAGGAGGAATTGTATGATCTTGGAGTCAGGACCAGAGAAAAATTTCCCTCTTTGTTTAATGAGAGTTACCACCCAGACATTTATACGATAAAGGCTACTCAA ATCCCTCGGGCATCAGCCAGCGCTGTGGCATATGGCATGGGGTTATTTAGTGGGACGGGAAGTCTTGGCCCTGGGCGTAATCGTGCTTTTTCTGTAGTTAGTGAAAGCCGTGCAAGTGATACATTGCTGCGTTTTCACGACTGTTGTCAGAACTACAAG GATTATAGAAAAAGTCAGGAGCCTTTTGTTGATAAACTCAAGGAACCTATTCTTGACGATATTACTAATTCCTTAATTGGACGCTACAAGTTGAATTTTACAAGGCACGATACATCATCTCTCTGGTTCCTGTGCAAACAG GAAGCATCCTTATTGGACATAACTGATCAAGCTTGTGGTCTTTTCAGCCCTTCTGAG GTTGCCATGCTAGAGTGGACAGATGACTTGGAGGCATTTATATTGAAAGGTTATGGTAAATCAATAAATTATCGAATGGGAGTGCCGCTACTTAAAGATATTTTGCAATCCATGGAACAGGCTATTCGAGCTAAAGAAG AAAACCATGCTCCTGGAAGTTATGAAAAGGCAAGACTAAGGTTTGCACATGCAGAGACTGTAATTCCATTTTCATGTCTTCTTGGACTTTTTCTTGAAGAATCTG AATTTCAACAAATACAGATGGAACAACCCTTGCAACTCCCTCCAAAGCCACCTCAAAAGAGAAATTGGAGGGCCAGTGTTGTGGCACCTTTTGGTGGTAATAATATGCTGGTTTTATACAGCTGTCCAGCTTTCAGCAATTATTATGTGCAAGTTTTACACAATGAACATCCCATTCCAGTGCCG GGTTGTGACGGTTCTGAATTCTGTTCATTTGAAACGTTTAAG GAAAGGATTGCTGCACCTCATTTGAAGCATGATTATACTGAAGTCTGCACTGTGAAGCTAGATAAAGAGAAATCTTATTCTGATATGA CCACGACCAGCTCTTCTAACTAA
- the LOC133798169 gene encoding peptide-N4-(N-acetyl-beta-glucosaminyl)asparagine amidase A: protein MNKRVSLFLLLILVLFNPISSAPSSPDRFTKSHSYSPSNLEKKSSQEYFELAQPLPSDHLIPSLTVTVLRHSFANTINGPPFSTPYSPPSDFPPPWSYVVVEFRAKCKGEQYDRIAALWIAGVEILRTSTAEPTECGIFWKVRKDVTKYSSLLSRPDLDLTMMLENVVNKEYTGVYYVEVDFLYYNVSALNDPKLGLPIPIEKLELDSKDSDLGLYSMEFDAKIEVSAEEPADLIIPIADSGERGFWFRVESDLELKSREIQFPSNTRRAVVELYVSFHGNDEFWYSNPPNSYITMNNLDTARGNGGFREVFVTIDGEIIGSEIPFPVIFTGGINPLFWEPVVAIGAFNLPTYDFELTPFLGKLLDKKVHKLGIGVSDAISYWLVNANLHLWLDPKSKSVEAQSSFGKIPVLEIERDFEFKKLDGSSKVKAERTTTYIGWVKWSGGNYTTTSTHNYKFKSKIRFRNNGTSKSVKQKIKAKRVVVIRDVGKRNIVAMESVKRGYPLKLSTETRPGTRNNTYLLLTNVSHGLKEKRLHGGNLRRVHNSQVSGGWMEVKDHSVISGNAFTNQTFIYRDKYGSYSWIVASENGKIIRNNTIFASLPILSS, encoded by the coding sequence atgaacaaaaGAGTCTCTCTATTTCTTCTACTAATTCTGGTATTGTTCAATCCAATCTCGTCAGCTCCATCCTCGCCTGACCGTTTCACCAAGTCTCACTCGTACTCGCCCTCTAATCTCGAAAAGAAATCATCACAAGAGTACTTCGAGTTAGCCCAACCTTTACCGTCCGATCATCTGATCCCATCGTTGACCGTAACAGTCTTACGACACTCCTTCGCTAACACCATCAACGGCCCTCCTTTCTCCACCCCTTACTCTCCACCGTCCGATTTCCCTCCCCCATGGTCCTACGTCGTTGTCGAGTTTCGCGCCAAATGCAAAGGCGAACAGTACGATCGCATCGCCGCCCTTTGGATCGCCGGCGTGGAGATCCTCCGAACCAGCACCGCCGAGCCTACTGAGTGTGGCATCTTCTGGAAGGTTCGGAAGGATGTTACCAAGtactcttctcttctctctcgcCCAGACCTCGACCTAACAATGATGCTCGAAAACGTCGTCAACAAAGAATACACCGGCGTATACTATGTCGAGGTCGACTTTCTCTATTACAACGTCTCAGCATTAAACGACCCAAAGCTCGGGCTCCCGATTCCGATTGAGAAGCTAGAGCTCGATAGTAAAGACTCAGATTTAGGGTTATATTCTATGGAATTCGATGCGAAAATCGAGGTTTCAGCTGAGGAACCGGCGGATTTGATTATTCCGATTGCGGATTCCGGCGAAAGGGGGTTTTGGTTCAGAGTTGAGAGTGACTTGGAGTTGAAATCCAGGGAAATTCAATTCCCTAGCAACACTCGCCGAGCTGTAGTGGAATTGTACGTGTCGTTTCATGGAAATGACGAATTTTGGTACTCGAATCCTCCGAATTCTTATATCACTATGAACAATTTAGATACAGCTCGGGGTAATGGAGGTTTCCGAGAGGTTTTTGTGACCATCGATGGAGAGATAATAGGATCAGAAATTCCTTTCCCGGTTATCTTCACCGGCGGTATCAATCCATTGTTCTGGGAACCGGTTGTGGCGATTGGAGCATTCAATCTTCCGACGTATGATTTTGAATTGACGCCATTTTTGGGAAAGCTTCTGGACAAGAAAGTTCATAAACTCGGCATTGGGGTCTCGGATGCGATCTCGTATTGGCTTGTTAACGCCAATTTACACCTTTGGTTGGACCCCAAATCGAAATCAGTTGAAGCCCAATCAAGTTTTGGGAAAATCCCAGTTCTTGAAATCGAGCGAGATTTCGAGTTCAAGAAACTTGATGGGTCGTCCAAGGTGAAAGCTGAGAGGACGACCACCTACATTGGGTGGGTTAAGTGGAGTGGCGGAAATTACACCACTACATCCACTCACAACTACAAGTTCAAGTCCAAAATCAGATTCCGGAACAATGGAACTTCCAAATCAGTTAAGCAAAAAATCAAGGCAAAAAGAGTAGTTGTGATTAGAGACGTCGGCAAAAGAAATATAGTAGCCATGGAAAGCGTCAAGAGAGGGTACCCATTGAAGCTCTCCACTGAAACACGGCCGGGTACGCGTAATAACACCTATTTGCTCTTGACGAATGTCTCCCATGGCTTGAAAGAGAAGCGTTTACATGGCGGCAATTTGAGGAGAGTCCATAATAGTCAGGTGTCCGGGGGATGGATGGAAGTGAAGGATCATTCTGTTATCTCCGGTAATGCTTTTACCAACCAGACTTTCATTTACAGGGACAAATATGGTTCTTATTCCTGGATTGTAGCCTCCGAAAATGGCAAAATTATTAGGAACAATACAATCTTCGCAAGTTTGCCCATATTGTCTTCGTAA
- the LOC133798171 gene encoding uncharacterized protein LOC133798171 isoform X1: protein MEKKKNKNALAIFCLIFLSLLADSNADQEDFDVRNYLSTVSRYGVVRNVANSTFEPSDVPKGCTPIHLNLVARHGTRSPTKKRMRDLDRLAAHLKALLRDAKEQGLSLEKVPAWLQGWESPWKDKVKGGELIIKGEEELYDLGVRTREKFPSLFNESYHPDIYTIKATQIPRASASAVAYGMGLFSGTGSLGPGRNRAFSVVSESRASDTLLRFHDCCQNYKDYRKSQEPFVDKLKEPILDDITNSLIGRYKLNFTRHDTSSLWFLCKQEASLLDITDQACGLFSPSEVAMLEWTDDLEAFILKGYGKSINYRMGVPLLKDILQSMEQAIRAKEENHAPGSYEKARLRFAHAETVIPFSCLLGLFLEESEFQQIQMEQPLQLPPKPPQKRNWRASVVAPFGGNNMLVLYSCPAFSNYYVQVLHNEHPIPVPGCDGSEFCSFETFKERIAAPHLKHDYTEVCTVKLDKEKSYSDMSKFARLVRWFLSFFSLKRDKQRGSQKDEF from the exons atggagaagaagaagaataagaacgCTTTGGCTATTTTTTGCCTCATATTTTTGTCTCTTTTGGCTGATTCAAATGCCGATCAAGAAGATTTTGATGTTCGCAACTATCTCTCTACTGTATCCAG ATATGGTGTGGTAAGAAATGTTGCTAATAGTACATTTGAACCTTCAGATGTTCCGAAGGGATGTACTCCTATCCACTTAAACCTTGTG GCAAGGCATGGAACTCGTTCTCCTACGAAAAAAAGAATGAGGGATTTAGACAGATTGGCAGCTCATCTCAAAGCACTTTTGAGAGATGCCAAAGAACAAGGTTTGTCTTTAGAGAAAGTTCCTGCTTGGTTGCAGGGTTGGGAGTCTCCTTGGAAAGACAAAGTGAAGGGtggagaattaattattaaagGAGAGGAGGAATTGTATGATCTTGGAGTCAGGACCAGAGAAAAATTTCCCTCTTTGTTTAATGAGAGTTACCACCCAGACATTTATACGATAAAGGCTACTCAA ATCCCTCGGGCATCAGCCAGCGCTGTGGCATATGGCATGGGGTTATTTAGTGGGACGGGAAGTCTTGGCCCTGGGCGTAATCGTGCTTTTTCTGTAGTTAGTGAAAGCCGTGCAAGTGATACATTGCTGCGTTTTCACGACTGTTGTCAGAACTACAAG GATTATAGAAAAAGTCAGGAGCCTTTTGTTGATAAACTCAAGGAACCTATTCTTGACGATATTACTAATTCCTTAATTGGACGCTACAAGTTGAATTTTACAAGGCACGATACATCATCTCTCTGGTTCCTGTGCAAACAG GAAGCATCCTTATTGGACATAACTGATCAAGCTTGTGGTCTTTTCAGCCCTTCTGAG GTTGCCATGCTAGAGTGGACAGATGACTTGGAGGCATTTATATTGAAAGGTTATGGTAAATCAATAAATTATCGAATGGGAGTGCCGCTACTTAAAGATATTTTGCAATCCATGGAACAGGCTATTCGAGCTAAAGAAG AAAACCATGCTCCTGGAAGTTATGAAAAGGCAAGACTAAGGTTTGCACATGCAGAGACTGTAATTCCATTTTCATGTCTTCTTGGACTTTTTCTTGAAGAATCTG AATTTCAACAAATACAGATGGAACAACCCTTGCAACTCCCTCCAAAGCCACCTCAAAAGAGAAATTGGAGGGCCAGTGTTGTGGCACCTTTTGGTGGTAATAATATGCTGGTTTTATACAGCTGTCCAGCTTTCAGCAATTATTATGTGCAAGTTTTACACAATGAACATCCCATTCCAGTGCCG GGTTGTGACGGTTCTGAATTCTGTTCATTTGAAACGTTTAAG GAAAGGATTGCTGCACCTCATTTGAAGCATGATTATACTGAAGTCTGCACTGTGAAGCTAGATAAAGAGAAATCTTATTCTGATATGAGTAAGTTCGCTCGACTAGTACGTTGGTTTTTGTCATTCTTCTCACTGAAGAGGGACAAACAAAGGGGGTCCCAAAAAGATGAATTTTAG